One Symphalangus syndactylus isolate Jambi chromosome 10, NHGRI_mSymSyn1-v2.1_pri, whole genome shotgun sequence genomic region harbors:
- the ZNF641 gene encoding zinc finger protein 641 isoform X2, producing the protein MQAEDRSQFGSAAKMLSEQTAALGTGWESMNVQLDGAQPQVERGSQEEGPWRTAPGPLEHLCCDLEEEPQSLQEKAQSAPWVPAIPQEGNTGDWEMAAALLAAGSQVSSASLGISCGPITAAFVLLSHQPIDELAHMIINGFPIPKLDMLSQLEGGEEQWVPDPQDLEERDILRVTYTGDGSEHEGDTPELEAEPPRMLSSVSEDTALWNPEHDESWDSMPRSSRGMLLGPPFLQEDSFSNLLCSTEMDSLLRPHTCPQCGKQFVWGSHLARHQQTHTGERPYSCLKCEKSFGRRHHLIRHQKTHLHDKPSRCSECGKNFRCNSHLASHQRVHAEGKSCKGQEVGESPGTRKRQRAPPVPKCHVCTECGKSFGRRHHLVRHWLTHTGEKPFQCPRCEKSFGRKHHLDRHLLTHQGQSPRNSWDRGAPVF; encoded by the exons ATGCAAGCTGAGGACAG GTCACAATTTGGGTCTGCAGCAAAAATGCTTTCAGAACAGACAGCAGCTCTGGGGACAGGATGGGAATCAATGAATGTACAGCTGGATGGAGCACAGCCCCAGGTGGAAAGGGGAAGCCAGGAAGAGGGGCCATGGAGAACAGCACCAGGACCTCTGGAGCACCTGTGCTGTGACCTTGAAGAGGAGCCACAGTCCCTTCAGGAGAAGG CTCAGTCTGCTCCCTGGGTTCCTGCAATTCCCCAGGAGGGGAACACTGGAGACTGGGAGATGGCAGCTGCACTTCTTGCAGCTGGATCACAGGTGAGCTCTGCTTCCCTTGGCATCTCCTGTGGTCCCATCACTGCTGCCTTTGTATTGCTTTCGCATCAGCCCATTGATGAGTTGGCTCACATGATCATCAATG GATTTCCAATTCCCAAACTGGACATGCTTTCTCAactagaaggaggagaagaacaatgggtccctgacccccaggaCTTAGAGGAGAGGGACATTCTGAGGGTCACATACACAG GAGATGGAAGTGAGCATGAGGGGGATACCCCTGAACTAGAAGCAGAACCTCCCAGAATGTTATCCAGCGTGTCTGAAGATACTGCTCTCTGGAACCCAGAGCATGATGAGAGCTGGGATTCCATGCCCAGGAGCTCCAGAGGAATGCTCCTGGGGCCCCCTTTTCTTCAGGAAGATAGTTTCTCAAACCTGCTTTGTAGCACAGAGATGGATTCCCTGTTAAGACCTCACACGTGCCCCCAGTGTGGGAAACAGTTTGTATGGGGCTCCCACCTTGCCAGGCATCAACAAACACACACTGGGGAGAGGCCCTACAGCTGCCTCAAGTGTGAGAAGAGCTTTGGGCGAAGACATCACCTCATCAGGCACCAGAAAACCCACCTACATGACAAGCCCAGCAGGTGCTCTGAGTGTGGTAAGAATTTCCGATGCAACTCCCACCTGGCCAGCCACCAGAGAGTGCATGCAGAAGGCAAATCCTGCAAAGGCCAAGAGGTTGGAGAGAGCCCTGGTACAAGGAAACGGCAGCGTGCCCCACCAGTGCCAAAGTGTCACGTGTGCACTGAATGTGGGAAGAGCTTTGGCCGAAGGCACCACCTTGTGAGACACTGGCTGACCCACACTGGGGAGAAGCCCTTCCAGTGCCCTCGCTGTGAGAAGAGCTTTGGCCGAAAACATCACCTGGACAGGCACCTGCTGACCCACCAGGGACAAAGTCCCCGGAACAGCTGGGACAGAGGAGCACCTGTCTTTTGA
- the ZNF641 gene encoding zinc finger protein 641 isoform X1, giving the protein MQAEDRSQFGSAAKMLSEQTAALGTGWESMNVQLDGAQPQVERGSQEEGPWRTAPGPLEHLCCDLEEEPQSLQEKAQSAPWVPAIPQEGNTGDWEMAAALLAAGSQGLVTIKDVSLCFSQEEWRSLDPSQTDFYGEYVMQENCGIVVSLRFPIPKLDMLSQLEGGEEQWVPDPQDLEERDILRVTYTGDGSEHEGDTPELEAEPPRMLSSVSEDTALWNPEHDESWDSMPRSSRGMLLGPPFLQEDSFSNLLCSTEMDSLLRPHTCPQCGKQFVWGSHLARHQQTHTGERPYSCLKCEKSFGRRHHLIRHQKTHLHDKPSRCSECGKNFRCNSHLASHQRVHAEGKSCKGQEVGESPGTRKRQRAPPVPKCHVCTECGKSFGRRHHLVRHWLTHTGEKPFQCPRCEKSFGRKHHLDRHLLTHQGQSPRNSWDRGAPVF; this is encoded by the exons ATGCAAGCTGAGGACAG GTCACAATTTGGGTCTGCAGCAAAAATGCTTTCAGAACAGACAGCAGCTCTGGGGACAGGATGGGAATCAATGAATGTACAGCTGGATGGAGCACAGCCCCAGGTGGAAAGGGGAAGCCAGGAAGAGGGGCCATGGAGAACAGCACCAGGACCTCTGGAGCACCTGTGCTGTGACCTTGAAGAGGAGCCACAGTCCCTTCAGGAGAAGG CTCAGTCTGCTCCCTGGGTTCCTGCAATTCCCCAGGAGGGGAACACTGGAGACTGGGAGATGGCAGCTGCACTTCTTGCAGCTGGATCACAG GGCCTGGTAACCATCAAGGATGTGTCACTGTGCTTCTCTCAGGAGGAGTGGCGGAGCCTGGACCCCTCTCAGACAGACTTTTATGGAGAATATGTCATGCAGGAAAACTGTGGGATAGTAGTCTCTCTGA GATTTCCAATTCCCAAACTGGACATGCTTTCTCAactagaaggaggagaagaacaatgggtccctgacccccaggaCTTAGAGGAGAGGGACATTCTGAGGGTCACATACACAG GAGATGGAAGTGAGCATGAGGGGGATACCCCTGAACTAGAAGCAGAACCTCCCAGAATGTTATCCAGCGTGTCTGAAGATACTGCTCTCTGGAACCCAGAGCATGATGAGAGCTGGGATTCCATGCCCAGGAGCTCCAGAGGAATGCTCCTGGGGCCCCCTTTTCTTCAGGAAGATAGTTTCTCAAACCTGCTTTGTAGCACAGAGATGGATTCCCTGTTAAGACCTCACACGTGCCCCCAGTGTGGGAAACAGTTTGTATGGGGCTCCCACCTTGCCAGGCATCAACAAACACACACTGGGGAGAGGCCCTACAGCTGCCTCAAGTGTGAGAAGAGCTTTGGGCGAAGACATCACCTCATCAGGCACCAGAAAACCCACCTACATGACAAGCCCAGCAGGTGCTCTGAGTGTGGTAAGAATTTCCGATGCAACTCCCACCTGGCCAGCCACCAGAGAGTGCATGCAGAAGGCAAATCCTGCAAAGGCCAAGAGGTTGGAGAGAGCCCTGGTACAAGGAAACGGCAGCGTGCCCCACCAGTGCCAAAGTGTCACGTGTGCACTGAATGTGGGAAGAGCTTTGGCCGAAGGCACCACCTTGTGAGACACTGGCTGACCCACACTGGGGAGAAGCCCTTCCAGTGCCCTCGCTGTGAGAAGAGCTTTGGCCGAAAACATCACCTGGACAGGCACCTGCTGACCCACCAGGGACAAAGTCCCCGGAACAGCTGGGACAGAGGAGCACCTGTCTTTTGA
- the ZNF641 gene encoding zinc finger protein 641 isoform X4, whose protein sequence is MLSEQTAALGTGWESMNVQLDGAQPQVERGSQEEGPWRTAPGPLEHLCCDLEEEPQSLQEKAQSAPWVPAIPQEGNTGDWEMAAALLAAGSQVSSASLGISCGPITAAFVLLSHQPIDELAHMIINGFPIPKLDMLSQLEGGEEQWVPDPQDLEERDILRVTYTGDGSEHEGDTPELEAEPPRMLSSVSEDTALWNPEHDESWDSMPRSSRGMLLGPPFLQEDSFSNLLCSTEMDSLLRPHTCPQCGKQFVWGSHLARHQQTHTGERPYSCLKCEKSFGRRHHLIRHQKTHLHDKPSRCSECGKNFRCNSHLASHQRVHAEGKSCKGQEVGESPGTRKRQRAPPVPKCHVCTECGKSFGRRHHLVRHWLTHTGEKPFQCPRCEKSFGRKHHLDRHLLTHQGQSPRNSWDRGAPVF, encoded by the exons ATGCTTTCAGAACAGACAGCAGCTCTGGGGACAGGATGGGAATCAATGAATGTACAGCTGGATGGAGCACAGCCCCAGGTGGAAAGGGGAAGCCAGGAAGAGGGGCCATGGAGAACAGCACCAGGACCTCTGGAGCACCTGTGCTGTGACCTTGAAGAGGAGCCACAGTCCCTTCAGGAGAAGG CTCAGTCTGCTCCCTGGGTTCCTGCAATTCCCCAGGAGGGGAACACTGGAGACTGGGAGATGGCAGCTGCACTTCTTGCAGCTGGATCACAGGTGAGCTCTGCTTCCCTTGGCATCTCCTGTGGTCCCATCACTGCTGCCTTTGTATTGCTTTCGCATCAGCCCATTGATGAGTTGGCTCACATGATCATCAATG GATTTCCAATTCCCAAACTGGACATGCTTTCTCAactagaaggaggagaagaacaatgggtccctgacccccaggaCTTAGAGGAGAGGGACATTCTGAGGGTCACATACACAG GAGATGGAAGTGAGCATGAGGGGGATACCCCTGAACTAGAAGCAGAACCTCCCAGAATGTTATCCAGCGTGTCTGAAGATACTGCTCTCTGGAACCCAGAGCATGATGAGAGCTGGGATTCCATGCCCAGGAGCTCCAGAGGAATGCTCCTGGGGCCCCCTTTTCTTCAGGAAGATAGTTTCTCAAACCTGCTTTGTAGCACAGAGATGGATTCCCTGTTAAGACCTCACACGTGCCCCCAGTGTGGGAAACAGTTTGTATGGGGCTCCCACCTTGCCAGGCATCAACAAACACACACTGGGGAGAGGCCCTACAGCTGCCTCAAGTGTGAGAAGAGCTTTGGGCGAAGACATCACCTCATCAGGCACCAGAAAACCCACCTACATGACAAGCCCAGCAGGTGCTCTGAGTGTGGTAAGAATTTCCGATGCAACTCCCACCTGGCCAGCCACCAGAGAGTGCATGCAGAAGGCAAATCCTGCAAAGGCCAAGAGGTTGGAGAGAGCCCTGGTACAAGGAAACGGCAGCGTGCCCCACCAGTGCCAAAGTGTCACGTGTGCACTGAATGTGGGAAGAGCTTTGGCCGAAGGCACCACCTTGTGAGACACTGGCTGACCCACACTGGGGAGAAGCCCTTCCAGTGCCCTCGCTGTGAGAAGAGCTTTGGCCGAAAACATCACCTGGACAGGCACCTGCTGACCCACCAGGGACAAAGTCCCCGGAACAGCTGGGACAGAGGAGCACCTGTCTTTTGA
- the ZNF641 gene encoding zinc finger protein 641 isoform X3: MLSEQTAALGTGWESMNVQLDGAQPQVERGSQEEGPWRTAPGPLEHLCCDLEEEPQSLQEKAQSAPWVPAIPQEGNTGDWEMAAALLAAGSQGLVTIKDVSLCFSQEEWRSLDPSQTDFYGEYVMQENCGIVVSLRFPIPKLDMLSQLEGGEEQWVPDPQDLEERDILRVTYTGDGSEHEGDTPELEAEPPRMLSSVSEDTALWNPEHDESWDSMPRSSRGMLLGPPFLQEDSFSNLLCSTEMDSLLRPHTCPQCGKQFVWGSHLARHQQTHTGERPYSCLKCEKSFGRRHHLIRHQKTHLHDKPSRCSECGKNFRCNSHLASHQRVHAEGKSCKGQEVGESPGTRKRQRAPPVPKCHVCTECGKSFGRRHHLVRHWLTHTGEKPFQCPRCEKSFGRKHHLDRHLLTHQGQSPRNSWDRGAPVF; the protein is encoded by the exons ATGCTTTCAGAACAGACAGCAGCTCTGGGGACAGGATGGGAATCAATGAATGTACAGCTGGATGGAGCACAGCCCCAGGTGGAAAGGGGAAGCCAGGAAGAGGGGCCATGGAGAACAGCACCAGGACCTCTGGAGCACCTGTGCTGTGACCTTGAAGAGGAGCCACAGTCCCTTCAGGAGAAGG CTCAGTCTGCTCCCTGGGTTCCTGCAATTCCCCAGGAGGGGAACACTGGAGACTGGGAGATGGCAGCTGCACTTCTTGCAGCTGGATCACAG GGCCTGGTAACCATCAAGGATGTGTCACTGTGCTTCTCTCAGGAGGAGTGGCGGAGCCTGGACCCCTCTCAGACAGACTTTTATGGAGAATATGTCATGCAGGAAAACTGTGGGATAGTAGTCTCTCTGA GATTTCCAATTCCCAAACTGGACATGCTTTCTCAactagaaggaggagaagaacaatgggtccctgacccccaggaCTTAGAGGAGAGGGACATTCTGAGGGTCACATACACAG GAGATGGAAGTGAGCATGAGGGGGATACCCCTGAACTAGAAGCAGAACCTCCCAGAATGTTATCCAGCGTGTCTGAAGATACTGCTCTCTGGAACCCAGAGCATGATGAGAGCTGGGATTCCATGCCCAGGAGCTCCAGAGGAATGCTCCTGGGGCCCCCTTTTCTTCAGGAAGATAGTTTCTCAAACCTGCTTTGTAGCACAGAGATGGATTCCCTGTTAAGACCTCACACGTGCCCCCAGTGTGGGAAACAGTTTGTATGGGGCTCCCACCTTGCCAGGCATCAACAAACACACACTGGGGAGAGGCCCTACAGCTGCCTCAAGTGTGAGAAGAGCTTTGGGCGAAGACATCACCTCATCAGGCACCAGAAAACCCACCTACATGACAAGCCCAGCAGGTGCTCTGAGTGTGGTAAGAATTTCCGATGCAACTCCCACCTGGCCAGCCACCAGAGAGTGCATGCAGAAGGCAAATCCTGCAAAGGCCAAGAGGTTGGAGAGAGCCCTGGTACAAGGAAACGGCAGCGTGCCCCACCAGTGCCAAAGTGTCACGTGTGCACTGAATGTGGGAAGAGCTTTGGCCGAAGGCACCACCTTGTGAGACACTGGCTGACCCACACTGGGGAGAAGCCCTTCCAGTGCCCTCGCTGTGAGAAGAGCTTTGGCCGAAAACATCACCTGGACAGGCACCTGCTGACCCACCAGGGACAAAGTCCCCGGAACAGCTGGGACAGAGGAGCACCTGTCTTTTGA
- the ZNF641 gene encoding zinc finger protein 641 isoform X5: MLSQLEGGEEQWVPDPQDLEERDILRVTYTGDGSEHEGDTPELEAEPPRMLSSVSEDTALWNPEHDESWDSMPRSSRGMLLGPPFLQEDSFSNLLCSTEMDSLLRPHTCPQCGKQFVWGSHLARHQQTHTGERPYSCLKCEKSFGRRHHLIRHQKTHLHDKPSRCSECGKNFRCNSHLASHQRVHAEGKSCKGQEVGESPGTRKRQRAPPVPKCHVCTECGKSFGRRHHLVRHWLTHTGEKPFQCPRCEKSFGRKHHLDRHLLTHQGQSPRNSWDRGAPVF; the protein is encoded by the exons ATGCTTTCTCAactagaaggaggagaagaacaatgggtccctgacccccaggaCTTAGAGGAGAGGGACATTCTGAGGGTCACATACACAG GAGATGGAAGTGAGCATGAGGGGGATACCCCTGAACTAGAAGCAGAACCTCCCAGAATGTTATCCAGCGTGTCTGAAGATACTGCTCTCTGGAACCCAGAGCATGATGAGAGCTGGGATTCCATGCCCAGGAGCTCCAGAGGAATGCTCCTGGGGCCCCCTTTTCTTCAGGAAGATAGTTTCTCAAACCTGCTTTGTAGCACAGAGATGGATTCCCTGTTAAGACCTCACACGTGCCCCCAGTGTGGGAAACAGTTTGTATGGGGCTCCCACCTTGCCAGGCATCAACAAACACACACTGGGGAGAGGCCCTACAGCTGCCTCAAGTGTGAGAAGAGCTTTGGGCGAAGACATCACCTCATCAGGCACCAGAAAACCCACCTACATGACAAGCCCAGCAGGTGCTCTGAGTGTGGTAAGAATTTCCGATGCAACTCCCACCTGGCCAGCCACCAGAGAGTGCATGCAGAAGGCAAATCCTGCAAAGGCCAAGAGGTTGGAGAGAGCCCTGGTACAAGGAAACGGCAGCGTGCCCCACCAGTGCCAAAGTGTCACGTGTGCACTGAATGTGGGAAGAGCTTTGGCCGAAGGCACCACCTTGTGAGACACTGGCTGACCCACACTGGGGAGAAGCCCTTCCAGTGCCCTCGCTGTGAGAAGAGCTTTGGCCGAAAACATCACCTGGACAGGCACCTGCTGACCCACCAGGGACAAAGTCCCCGGAACAGCTGGGACAGAGGAGCACCTGTCTTTTGA